A genomic stretch from Chryseobacterium sp. SNU WT5 includes:
- the rpsF gene encoding 30S ribosomal protein S6 — translation MNNYETVFILTPVLSDAQVEEAVKKFEDLLTSNNCEIVAKENWGLKKLAYPIQLKKNGFYTLIEFKGEGNVVADLELAYKRDERVIRYLTTKLDKHAIEYAVTRRTKVKTAKV, via the coding sequence ATGAACAATTACGAAACTGTTTTCATTTTAACTCCCGTTCTATCTGATGCTCAGGTGGAGGAAGCAGTGAAAAAATTTGAAGACTTATTGACTTCAAACAATTGCGAAATCGTTGCCAAAGAAAATTGGGGACTTAAGAAATTAGCTTATCCTATTCAATTAAAAAAGAATGGATTCTACACTTTGATCGAATTCAAAGGTGAAGGAAATGTAGTAGCAGATTTAGAACTTGCTTACAAACGTGACGAGAGAGTAATCCGTTACCTTACTACAAAACTTGACAAACACGCGATCGAGTATGCAGTTACCAGAAGAACGAAAGTGAAAACTGCGAAAGTTTAA
- the rpsR gene encoding 30S ribosomal protein S18 — MAIDDMAKQASAGGESEVRFLTPVDINTKSDKKYCRFKKFGIKHVDYKDASFLLQFVNEQGKILPRRYTGTSLKYQRKVSAAIKRARHLAMLPYVADLLK; from the coding sequence ATGGCAATAGATGATATGGCTAAACAAGCCTCAGCAGGTGGAGAATCCGAAGTAAGATTCTTAACTCCAGTAGACATCAATACAAAATCTGATAAAAAATACTGTAGATTTAAAAAATTTGGTATCAAACATGTAGATTATAAAGATGCTTCTTTCCTTCTTCAGTTCGTAAACGAACAAGGTAAAATTTTACCAAGAAGATATACTGGAACTTCTTTGAAATACCAGAGAAAAGTTTCTGCAGCAATCAAAAGAGCAAGACATTTGGCAATGTTGCCTTACGTAGCTGATTTATTAAAATAA
- the rplI gene encoding 50S ribosomal protein L9 — MDIILKKDVENLGLEFDTVSVKPGYARNYLLPQGIALLATPKNKAALAETLEARKEEEAKLVAAANAIVEQLKKTNITIATKVGSGDKLFGSINNANLSEELSKVGVQVDKKYIKIPGNNIKRTGKSTAVIRLHREVEYNYEFEIVSDAPPVVEAPKPVAKPKAAAVTEETPTEEA, encoded by the coding sequence ATGGACATTATCCTAAAAAAAGACGTAGAAAACTTAGGTCTTGAATTCGATACCGTAAGTGTAAAACCAGGTTATGCAAGAAACTACTTGTTACCTCAAGGGATCGCACTTTTGGCTACACCAAAAAATAAAGCGGCTCTAGCAGAAACTTTAGAAGCTAGAAAAGAAGAAGAAGCTAAATTGGTAGCTGCTGCAAATGCAATTGTAGAACAATTGAAAAAAACAAATATCACAATCGCAACTAAAGTTGGGTCTGGTGATAAATTGTTTGGATCAATCAACAACGCAAACCTTTCTGAAGAATTATCTAAAGTTGGAGTGCAAGTTGACAAAAAATACATCAAGATTCCAGGGAACAACATCAAGAGAACTGGTAAATCTACTGCAGTAATTAGACTTCACAGAGAGGTTGAATACAACTACGAATTCGAAATCGTATCTGACGCTCCACCAGTGGTAGAAGCTCCGAAACCAGTTGCTAAGCCAAAAGCTGCAGCAGTAACGGAAGAAACTCCAACTGAAGAAGCATAA
- a CDS encoding FMN-binding glutamate synthase family protein, producing the protein MRDKFIRWGLVVLVVTWALSLLLKAHLWIPILLSCIYILGLYNAFQTKHAILRNFPVLGYFRYIFEGISPEMQQYFIERETDGKPFPRNERSAAYRRSKNISDTVPFGTQLEINNRKYEGIKHSIYAKSPSEHLPTVLVGGAQCTQKYEASLFNISAMSFGSLSDRAQISLNRGAKKGGFYHNTGEGGISPYHLEGGDLCWQIGTGYFGCRDDHGFFSPEIFKKNVSIPAVKMIEIKISQGAKPGHGGVLPGSKNTPEIAAIRHVQPGITIISPPSHSSFSDAAGLLRFVQQLRELSDGKPVGFKLCIGDTKEFEDICVQMNVLKIYPDFITVDGAEGGTGAAPPEFSDGVGMPLEPALIFVNRTLTNFNVRDKLKVIASGKVLTALDILRAVSMGADMCNNARGFMFALGCIQALRCNTNTCPTGVATQDKMLIKGLDVTDKSERVYHFHKNTLRTCNELIAAAGRSTYEEVDASMFMRGDEFEHLADYYFPDVLGNVKTPVSRY; encoded by the coding sequence ATGAGAGATAAATTCATTAGATGGGGACTTGTAGTTTTGGTAGTAACTTGGGCGCTTTCTTTATTGCTTAAAGCCCATTTGTGGATTCCAATTCTATTGAGTTGTATTTATATTTTAGGTTTGTATAATGCATTCCAAACCAAACATGCCATTCTCCGAAATTTTCCCGTGTTAGGTTACTTTCGCTACATTTTCGAAGGTATTTCTCCTGAAATGCAGCAGTATTTTATTGAAAGAGAAACGGACGGTAAACCATTTCCCCGGAACGAACGTTCCGCTGCTTACCGAAGATCAAAAAATATTAGTGATACGGTACCTTTTGGAACGCAGTTAGAGATAAATAATCGAAAATATGAGGGGATTAAACATTCGATTTATGCAAAATCGCCCTCAGAACATTTACCGACCGTTTTAGTTGGTGGCGCACAATGTACTCAGAAATACGAGGCTTCTTTATTTAATATTTCTGCGATGAGTTTTGGATCACTGAGTGACAGAGCACAGATCTCTTTAAATAGAGGAGCTAAAAAAGGAGGTTTCTATCATAATACTGGAGAAGGTGGAATTTCACCATACCATTTAGAAGGTGGTGATCTTTGCTGGCAGATCGGAACAGGTTATTTCGGATGTAGAGATGATCATGGATTTTTCTCTCCCGAGATTTTCAAGAAAAATGTTTCTATTCCTGCCGTAAAAATGATAGAGATCAAGATTTCTCAGGGAGCTAAACCAGGTCATGGTGGAGTTCTTCCAGGATCTAAAAATACTCCAGAAATTGCAGCGATCCGTCACGTACAACCAGGAATAACTATTATTTCACCTCCATCTCACTCTTCTTTTTCAGATGCAGCAGGATTATTGAGATTCGTACAGCAACTACGGGAGCTTTCAGATGGTAAACCAGTAGGTTTTAAGTTATGTATAGGAGATACCAAGGAATTTGAAGATATCTGCGTACAAATGAATGTTTTGAAAATTTACCCGGATTTCATCACCGTTGATGGTGCTGAAGGTGGTACAGGTGCTGCACCTCCTGAATTTTCAGATGGAGTAGGGATGCCATTAGAACCTGCTTTAATATTTGTAAACAGAACGTTGACAAACTTCAACGTCAGAGATAAATTGAAAGTTATTGCAAGTGGAAAAGTGTTAACAGCTCTAGATATTCTTCGCGCAGTTTCTATGGGTGCAGATATGTGTAATAATGCAAGAGGTTTTATGTTTGCATTAGGTTGCATTCAGGCTTTAAGATGTAATACCAATACTTGTCCTACAGGAGTAGCAACACAAGATAAGATGCTTATTAAAGGTCTTGATGTAACAGATAAGAGTGAGCGGGTATATCATTTCCATAAAAATACTTTGCGTACGTGTAATGAGCTCATTGCAGCTGCAGGAAGAAGTACCTACGAAGAAGTGGATGCCAGCATGTTTATGCGTGGAGATGAATTTGAGCATCTTGCAGATTATTATTTCCCAGATGTTTTAGGTAATGTAAAAACACCTGTTAGTAGATACTAA
- a CDS encoding DUF4197 family protein, which yields MTKNTILVATMAIATVGTTAQSCVALATSTVGLAVLKQILLGGITKGLNIFSNKDSFMGNQLIEAALPQQLRDLNNTLQKVGLSNLVQKEKEYIAEAAAFTVNTSRPILINAVNSLTAEDAGRIAQGGTGVATQILRERTSSQLMAAIAPKVDAKLNEFGLVQSLNTALSGTNLLGSILGGQNSSNMLTSGLSNFAAQQMVNGLFNIIESHEQQNSTTILNSIKAQQ from the coding sequence ATGACTAAAAATACAATATTAGTTGCTACGATGGCAATAGCTACAGTAGGGACAACTGCACAGTCTTGTGTTGCATTGGCGACCTCAACAGTAGGGTTAGCAGTTTTAAAACAAATTCTACTTGGAGGAATTACCAAAGGTTTAAACATTTTCAGTAACAAAGACAGCTTTATGGGGAACCAACTCATCGAAGCTGCACTACCACAACAACTTCGTGATCTCAATAACACTCTTCAAAAAGTAGGGTTAAGTAATTTGGTACAAAAAGAAAAGGAATATATCGCTGAAGCTGCAGCGTTTACAGTAAACACTTCGCGTCCTATTTTAATTAACGCTGTAAATTCATTAACAGCAGAAGATGCAGGTCGAATTGCTCAAGGTGGAACTGGTGTGGCGACACAAATTTTACGGGAGAGAACTTCATCCCAACTGATGGCAGCGATTGCTCCTAAAGTTGATGCAAAACTAAATGAATTCGGACTCGTGCAATCATTAAATACCGCATTATCCGGCACTAATTTATTAGGAAGTATTTTAGGTGGACAAAATTCATCCAACATGTTAACAAGCGGTTTAAGTAATTTTGCAGCGCAGCAAATGGTTAATGGATTATTTAATATCATTGAAAGCCACGAACAGCAAAACTCAACTACTATTCTGAACTCCATTAAAGCTCAGCAATAA
- a CDS encoding DUF493 family protein: protein MADQTAPEQSKNPEDFYNSLKEKLTAHHNFPEDYLFKFIITSDESKLTEIYRVFDDIKFTMSTRDSKNGKYTSLSINAFVLDAEQVVKIYKQVALIEGVMML, encoded by the coding sequence ATGGCAGATCAAACAGCTCCTGAGCAAAGTAAAAATCCGGAAGATTTTTATAATTCTTTGAAAGAAAAATTAACAGCTCATCATAATTTCCCAGAAGATTATCTCTTCAAATTTATCATAACCAGTGATGAGTCGAAACTTACAGAAATCTATCGCGTTTTCGACGATATAAAATTTACGATGAGTACTAGAGATAGTAAAAATGGAAAATATACTTCCCTAAGTATCAATGCTTTCGTTTTAGATGCTGAACAAGTAGTTAAAATATACAAGCAAGTTGCTTTGATAGAAGGAGTAATGATGTTGTAA
- a CDS encoding TIGR01777 family oxidoreductase, producing the protein MNILITGGTGLVGKSLVKKLTEIGHIVRILTRNPSQNSNELKWNISEKYIDEKAFNDLNCIIHLAGATISERWTESYKKEMYSSRVDAAELIQDYCVKLGIRLDSFISASGINYYGTFTSDQILKENSPIVQHDFLANLCEKWEKSAYLFSSIADRVVCLRTSMVLAKSGGAFPLLKKIVDFNVGSAIGSGDQWMNWIHVDDLVNMYVFAVENSRVSGGFNAVSDDLVTNESFMKKLAASSNKLFLPINVPRFVMKSVLGEMSTIILEGTRADNKKIKSLGFDLKYSNLNNAFKSLI; encoded by the coding sequence ATGAATATTTTAATAACTGGAGGCACTGGACTCGTAGGTAAATCTCTAGTGAAGAAACTTACAGAAATTGGACATATCGTCAGAATCCTAACCAGAAATCCCTCTCAAAATTCGAATGAATTAAAATGGAACATTTCCGAAAAATACATTGATGAAAAAGCATTTAATGATTTAAACTGTATCATACATCTGGCGGGAGCAACAATCAGTGAGCGCTGGACCGAAAGTTATAAAAAAGAAATGTACTCCAGCAGAGTTGACGCAGCTGAACTTATCCAAGATTATTGTGTTAAACTCGGCATTCGATTAGATTCATTTATTTCTGCTTCCGGTATTAACTATTATGGAACGTTTACCTCCGATCAGATTTTGAAGGAGAACTCACCCATTGTCCAGCATGATTTTTTGGCAAATCTTTGTGAAAAATGGGAGAAATCTGCTTACCTCTTTTCATCAATAGCTGATCGTGTGGTTTGTTTACGAACGTCTATGGTTCTGGCAAAATCTGGCGGTGCTTTTCCTCTCCTCAAAAAAATCGTTGACTTTAATGTGGGCTCAGCTATTGGATCAGGAGACCAGTGGATGAATTGGATTCATGTTGATGATTTAGTAAACATGTACGTGTTCGCAGTTGAAAATTCAAGAGTAAGTGGAGGTTTTAACGCAGTTAGCGATGATTTGGTTACTAATGAAAGTTTTATGAAAAAACTTGCTGCATCTTCAAACAAATTATTTTTACCGATCAACGTTCCCAGGTTTGTAATGAAATCAGTACTAGGTGAAATGAGCACCATTATATTGGAGGGCACCAGAGCGGACAATAAAAAAATCAAATCTCTGGGATTTGATTTAAAGTATTCGAATTTAAATAATGCTTTTAAAAGCTTGATTTAA
- a CDS encoding ArsC/Spx/MgsR family protein: MVKILYNNSCSKSRGILEYLDENGVPFEIIDFIKNPLSELEIRTVLKKLRMAAKDLIRKNEKIFKENYLDKELSEDEWVKVLVENPSLIQRPILIKDGVAMIGRPVEVAKFFIVN, from the coding sequence ATGGTTAAAATCCTATATAATAACTCCTGTTCTAAAAGTCGAGGAATTTTAGAATACTTAGATGAAAACGGCGTTCCATTTGAGATCATTGATTTTATAAAGAATCCGTTAAGTGAACTTGAAATACGTACGGTGCTGAAGAAATTACGAATGGCAGCGAAAGATCTGATTCGTAAAAATGAAAAAATATTTAAAGAAAATTACTTAGATAAAGAATTAAGCGAAGATGAATGGGTGAAGGTTCTTGTAGAAAACCCATCGCTTATTCAACGTCCAATTTTGATAAAAGATGGGGTTGCAATGATTGGAAGACCAGTTGAGGTTGCGAAATTCTTTATAGTAAATTAA
- a CDS encoding deoxynucleoside kinase: MHIAVTGNIGAGKTTLTTMLSKHYGWEAQFEDVDHNPYLEDFYADMSQWSFALQIYFLGSRFRQVKEIRESGKNIIQDRTIYEDAHIFAENLNDMNLLSDRDFQNYSSVFNLMKSFVSAPDLLIYLKSDVPNLVKKIYKRGREYEASISIEYLSKLNQKYEKWISEYNEGNLLIIEVDDLDFVERPEDFGLILERIETELHGLF, from the coding sequence ATGCATATCGCTGTTACAGGAAATATTGGAGCTGGGAAAACCACATTAACCACAATGCTGTCAAAGCATTATGGTTGGGAGGCTCAATTTGAAGATGTAGATCATAATCCTTACCTGGAGGATTTCTATGCAGATATGAGTCAATGGAGTTTTGCCCTTCAAATTTATTTTTTAGGAAGTAGGTTTCGACAGGTCAAAGAAATTCGTGAAAGTGGCAAAAATATTATTCAGGATCGAACCATCTACGAAGATGCACATATATTCGCTGAGAACCTGAATGACATGAATTTACTTAGTGATCGTGATTTTCAGAATTACTCGTCCGTTTTTAATTTAATGAAGAGTTTTGTTTCGGCACCGGATTTGCTAATTTACTTAAAATCAGATGTACCCAATTTGGTGAAGAAAATATATAAAAGAGGGCGTGAATACGAAGCTTCTATAAGCATAGAATATCTTTCTAAATTGAATCAGAAATATGAAAAATGGATCTCCGAATACAACGAAGGCAACCTGTTAATCATTGAAGTTGATGATTTGGATTTCGTCGAAAGACCTGAAGATTTTGGTCTTATTCTGGAAAGAATTGAAACTGAACTTCACGGACTATTCTAG
- a CDS encoding glutaminyl-peptide cyclotransferase: protein MKLQIIGVLFCCVFLVSCNNDKEILNNLNDYNLSMESKGYHFGDAVEIPKEVTDNAESISISFGDKETSKLVIDPKYFTLGDNAVTFNIKKKGGEVLTQDATINVFAKNPEAVLHYEVVKEYPHDPKNFTQGFELEGNIVYESDGQLGESRILKYTLGTTNAIAETRQAEDIFSEGCTIVGDKIFQLTWRNKKIFVYDKNSLKLLNEFPNPNVMGEGWGLAYDGKNFIASDGTKNLYFLNSTDPSKMVRYIAVAGNSEAYDQLNELEYHQGFIYANVWQKPVVLKINPANGEVVGKFDFTDIAKENTKDVTNDVLNGIAFKGDNMLITGKLWSKIYEVSIK from the coding sequence ATGAAACTTCAAATTATAGGTGTACTTTTCTGTTGTGTTTTCCTTGTGTCATGTAATAATGATAAAGAAATTCTGAATAATCTAAATGATTATAATCTTTCTATGGAAAGCAAAGGTTATCATTTCGGTGATGCAGTAGAAATTCCAAAGGAAGTGACAGATAATGCGGAAAGTATTTCCATAAGTTTTGGTGATAAAGAAACATCCAAATTGGTAATTGATCCAAAATATTTTACACTAGGAGACAACGCAGTAACTTTTAATATCAAAAAGAAAGGAGGCGAAGTTCTAACTCAGGATGCAACCATTAATGTCTTCGCAAAAAATCCTGAAGCTGTACTCCATTATGAAGTGGTAAAAGAATATCCTCACGATCCTAAGAATTTTACTCAGGGATTTGAGTTAGAAGGGAATATTGTTTATGAATCTGATGGGCAATTAGGGGAGTCAAGAATTTTGAAATATACGTTAGGAACTACAAATGCGATTGCTGAAACGCGCCAGGCAGAAGATATTTTCTCTGAAGGTTGTACGATTGTGGGTGATAAAATTTTTCAGTTAACGTGGCGGAATAAAAAGATATTTGTTTACGATAAAAACTCTTTAAAATTATTAAACGAATTTCCTAACCCGAATGTGATGGGCGAAGGTTGGGGTTTAGCGTATGACGGTAAAAACTTTATTGCGTCCGATGGTACAAAAAATCTTTATTTTCTAAATTCTACCGATCCTTCTAAAATGGTTCGTTATATTGCGGTTGCAGGAAATTCTGAAGCTTATGACCAATTGAATGAACTGGAATATCACCAGGGTTTCATCTATGCAAATGTTTGGCAGAAACCTGTAGTTCTAAAAATAAATCCAGCTAATGGAGAAGTAGTCGGCAAATTTGATTTTACGGATATTGCCAAAGAAAATACGAAAGATGTTACAAATGATGTATTAAACGGGATCGCTTTTAAAGGTGATAATATGTTAATTACAGGCAAATTATGGTCTAAGATTTATGAAGTGTCTATAAAATAA
- a CDS encoding M1 family metallopeptidase, with the protein MKKSILLLFLISGLFSGQQFKKQDTLKGSNTRFRDFWDVRKYEISVEPKFADQSVSGTNKITFEIIKDIMNPVFQIDLQQPMNYKIIDSDVKLCSSKREGDFIFIETKKDYKKGEIHSFTIQFFGNPIIAKNAPWDGGWVFKKDAHGNPWMSVAQEGIGASVWLPSKDIWSDEPDNGMIMKIITPKDLVGVGNGRLIAHMTEKDKNIYTWEVKNPINLYSIVPNVGKYLNFKETYAGEKGPLDLDYWVLDYNLEKAKKQFQQVKPMMKAFEYWFGRYPFYEDSYKLIETPYLGMEHQSGVGYGNNYENGYLGRDLSGSGVGLNWDFIIVHESGHEWFANNITAKDKADMWIHEGFTNYSETLFVENYMDKASAEKYVVGIRRNIKNDEPIIGPYGIAKSGSGDMYYKGSNMIHTIRQVINNDEKFRQILRGLNKDFYHQTVTSKQVEDYISKNSGINFHTVFDQYLRTTNIPTLEYTQSGNELKFRYTHIVSNLKLPVRINDSIEINPTKEWQTLKLTSADPVQFNENYFISYQNQK; encoded by the coding sequence ATGAAAAAATCAATATTACTTTTATTTTTAATTTCTGGTCTTTTTTCTGGACAACAGTTTAAAAAACAGGATACACTCAAAGGTTCAAATACTAGATTTAGAGATTTTTGGGACGTTAGAAAATATGAAATATCAGTTGAACCAAAATTTGCTGATCAATCTGTTTCAGGTACCAACAAAATTACCTTTGAAATTATTAAGGATATAATGAATCCAGTTTTTCAAATTGATTTACAGCAACCGATGAATTATAAAATTATTGATTCTGATGTAAAGCTTTGTTCCTCAAAACGAGAAGGTGATTTTATTTTTATAGAAACTAAAAAAGATTATAAAAAAGGGGAAATCCATTCATTCACTATTCAGTTTTTTGGAAATCCTATTATTGCTAAAAATGCACCTTGGGATGGTGGTTGGGTCTTTAAAAAAGATGCTCATGGAAACCCATGGATGTCGGTTGCACAAGAAGGAATCGGTGCTTCTGTATGGTTACCGTCGAAAGATATCTGGAGTGATGAACCCGACAATGGCATGATTATGAAAATTATCACGCCAAAAGATTTGGTTGGTGTGGGTAATGGAAGATTGATCGCTCACATGACAGAAAAAGATAAAAACATTTATACCTGGGAGGTTAAGAATCCTATTAACCTCTACTCTATTGTTCCTAATGTTGGAAAATATCTAAATTTCAAAGAAACTTATGCCGGTGAAAAAGGACCACTCGATTTGGATTATTGGGTTTTAGATTACAATCTAGAGAAAGCCAAAAAACAATTTCAGCAAGTTAAGCCAATGATGAAAGCATTTGAATATTGGTTTGGACGCTATCCTTTCTATGAAGATTCCTATAAACTGATCGAAACTCCCTATCTTGGCATGGAACATCAGAGTGGTGTTGGCTATGGAAATAATTATGAAAATGGTTATTTAGGACGTGATTTATCTGGAAGTGGAGTTGGTTTAAACTGGGATTTTATTATTGTTCATGAAAGCGGACATGAATGGTTTGCGAACAACATCACCGCAAAAGACAAAGCAGATATGTGGATTCATGAAGGTTTTACCAATTATTCGGAAACGTTATTTGTGGAAAATTATATGGATAAAGCCTCGGCCGAGAAATATGTGGTAGGGATTCGCAGAAACATCAAAAATGATGAACCAATTATCGGTCCGTACGGAATAGCGAAATCAGGAAGTGGCGACATGTATTATAAAGGCTCGAATATGATTCACACCATTCGCCAAGTCATTAATAATGATGAAAAATTCAGACAAATATTGCGGGGTTTAAACAAAGACTTCTATCATCAAACTGTTACTTCAAAACAAGTTGAAGATTACATTTCTAAAAATTCAGGTATCAATTTTCACACCGTATTTGATCAGTATTTAAGAACTACGAATATTCCGACTTTAGAATATACACAAAGTGGAAATGAATTGAAATTTCGATATACTCATATCGTATCAAATCTGAAATTACCTGTAAGAATCAACGATAGTATTGAAATAAACCCTACCAAAGAATGGCAGACTTTAAAGTTAACTTCTGCTGATCCAGTTCAATTTAATGAAAACTATTTCATCAGTTATCAAAATCAAAAATAG
- a CDS encoding sensor histidine kinase yields MRKTFSLSSLNNWFVFILLTLIVLSLTLASNYLVKKLRQKEIERMHVFTTAMQILQENVQLDDNIQNLLLAVLEENNQIPVIVTDESRIPYKDNTRNLPEEIINNPMKLKSQLRSMESSYKPIKIKISDTQEQLVFYDNSNFLNNLRYYPYGLAFLIGTYLLFSFWFLRTIKKTDEGYVWAGLAKETAHQIGTPLSSMIGWIEIMRMENPNSEGVKEIENDINRLKTISERFSKIGSVPELKDLNINETIQQNYDYLKSRISRKVQLMLVLPKEQILIPHNRILLSWVIENIVKNAVDAMKGEGRLEVNLYEKNKHIIIDIIDSGSGMTRSQIRNAFKAGFSTKKRGWGLGLSLAKRVIKEYHNGDIKIAASELGTGTTFRIMMKNS; encoded by the coding sequence ATGAGAAAAACATTTTCTTTATCGAGTCTGAACAATTGGTTTGTTTTTATACTGCTCACACTCATTGTTCTATCATTGACACTGGCTTCCAATTATTTAGTAAAAAAACTACGCCAAAAGGAAATAGAAAGGATGCATGTGTTTACCACTGCCATGCAGATTCTACAGGAAAATGTCCAGTTAGATGATAATATTCAAAATTTGTTGCTTGCTGTTTTAGAAGAAAATAATCAAATTCCTGTCATCGTTACCGATGAGTCAAGAATACCGTACAAAGACAATACGCGTAATTTACCCGAAGAGATTATTAATAATCCCATGAAACTCAAGTCGCAATTAAGATCGATGGAAAGCTCTTATAAACCAATAAAAATTAAAATTTCTGATACCCAGGAACAGTTGGTGTTCTATGACAATTCAAATTTTCTAAATAATTTGAGATACTATCCTTATGGCCTGGCTTTTCTTATCGGAACTTATTTGCTTTTTTCGTTTTGGTTCTTGCGAACGATTAAAAAGACGGACGAAGGTTATGTCTGGGCCGGATTGGCAAAAGAAACGGCCCATCAAATCGGGACACCTTTGTCATCTATGATTGGCTGGATTGAAATTATGAGGATGGAAAATCCCAATTCTGAAGGGGTAAAAGAAATTGAAAATGATATTAACCGTCTTAAAACCATTTCCGAGCGATTTTCTAAAATAGGTTCTGTCCCTGAACTCAAAGATTTAAATATTAATGAGACTATTCAGCAGAATTACGACTATTTAAAATCCCGCATTTCAAGAAAAGTACAGTTGATGTTGGTACTTCCAAAAGAACAAATACTCATCCCTCACAATAGGATTTTATTGAGTTGGGTAATCGAAAATATTGTGAAAAATGCGGTTGACGCAATGAAAGGCGAAGGTAGGCTCGAAGTCAATCTGTATGAAAAGAATAAACATATCATCATTGATATTATTGATTCTGGGTCGGGAATGACACGGTCTCAGATAAGAAATGCTTTCAAAGCAGGCTTTTCCACCAAAAAAAGAGGCTGGGGCTTAGGGTTGTCTTTAGCGAAGAGAGTGATCAAAGAATATCATAATGGCGATATTAAAATTGCGGCTTCGGAGTTAGGAACTGGCACTACTTTCAGGATCATGATGAAAAATTCTTAA